In one window of Polynucleobacter sp. AM-7D1 DNA:
- a CDS encoding DUF3047 domain-containing protein, which translates to MFTKTGFRSLLLLTAIAISLLGCAGFTGNSIENEAGQAFNVDQLPAQEDLPKFSADRPRNGMPDGWHFYRIAPYKKNTIYRLENYQGRTVLAANSKTSASGLAVKLRPRSAQNLWLQWEWKAVAAIPNADNAESQQDDAPLRILVAFDGNKSKLPLKEKLTFEMASLISGQEMPYATVMYVWSGKNPVNTVLNNAHTSRVKMIVVDSGMNNLGEWRKHERDLAADYKLAYGEAPGNVIGIALLTDTDNTKSETRALYGDIELVRKNLK; encoded by the coding sequence ATGTTTACAAAAACCGGCTTTCGATCCCTGCTGCTGTTGACTGCTATAGCCATCTCTTTGCTTGGCTGTGCAGGCTTCACTGGGAATTCTATTGAGAATGAGGCGGGTCAAGCATTTAACGTAGATCAGTTGCCAGCCCAAGAAGATTTGCCGAAATTTTCTGCGGATAGACCCAGAAATGGCATGCCAGATGGGTGGCATTTTTATCGCATAGCACCTTATAAAAAGAACACGATTTACCGGTTGGAGAATTATCAAGGTCGCACGGTGCTTGCTGCTAACTCTAAAACATCAGCATCCGGTCTTGCTGTAAAACTTCGCCCGCGCTCAGCTCAAAATTTATGGTTGCAGTGGGAGTGGAAGGCGGTAGCTGCTATACCGAATGCAGACAACGCAGAGAGCCAACAGGATGATGCACCACTTCGCATTTTGGTAGCCTTTGATGGTAATAAATCCAAGCTTCCCTTAAAAGAAAAGCTCACCTTTGAGATGGCTAGCTTGATTAGTGGGCAAGAGATGCCATACGCCACAGTGATGTATGTCTGGTCGGGTAAGAATCCAGTCAATACGGTTTTGAATAACGCTCATACTTCTCGCGTGAAGATGATTGTGGTTGACTCAGGTATGAATAACTTGGGTGAATGGCGTAAGCACGAGCGTGATTTAGCTGCAGACTACAAGTTAGCCTATGGTGAGGCACCAGGTAATGTCATTGGGATTGCACTTCTGACTGATACCGATAACACCAAGTCAGAAACCCGTGCCCTCTACGGTGATATTGAATTGGTTCGCAAGAATCTTAAATAA
- a CDS encoding glycosyltransferase family 39 protein, with protein MRHESPSSWAAISICIAAALHFALGFSIEFSVDEAHYALYAKHLAWSYFDHPPLVGWIQWPLVALTSSEGIIRLIPELLWVLSAFLVYQVTIEIHHLMQGRNAGYLTTALPSANLCGLMAVLTIIAAPLPHVLAIGLLPDTLLAPLSLGLMLMALRWIQNDCFTVSDWIITGLLLGLAGLSKYTAAFTAFALLFVFLALPKKPWITKAGFWIAAAIALIVISPVLYWNWINDWISFKYQIAHGSGGTWAWRRVGAFIGIQIACFGPLLLLGSYTYIKHCLHSHKLLIFALLSFFMIPFMIFASLSGGGSLPHWTTPAWFCLAPFAGIGLAKAWAMQHRMAIRILFVGQLLICLIGFGYVLSGGMNTAALKSNPIADLYGWKIAGKKAAQLVEATKANGIAVQNWTLGSRAAWYAQPVPVFVLDQRQDQFDLWFGQLRAGANVLLINWSGMTFKQPVGGNPGFELCEPLDSLEIIRFGQVLSKFDYSLCRNWQDAGTAR; from the coding sequence ATGCGCCATGAATCCCCCTCAAGCTGGGCCGCTATCAGCATCTGTATTGCTGCGGCGCTGCACTTTGCCCTTGGCTTCTCGATTGAGTTCTCTGTTGATGAAGCGCATTACGCTTTATATGCAAAACATCTTGCCTGGAGTTACTTTGATCATCCGCCATTAGTTGGCTGGATCCAGTGGCCACTAGTGGCTCTGACTTCATCTGAGGGGATCATTCGCCTCATTCCGGAATTGCTTTGGGTCCTTTCTGCTTTCTTGGTATATCAGGTAACTATTGAAATTCATCACCTCATGCAAGGACGTAATGCGGGTTACCTAACCACCGCCCTACCTTCAGCCAATCTATGTGGATTGATGGCTGTGTTAACAATCATTGCAGCGCCACTACCTCATGTTTTAGCAATCGGTCTTTTGCCTGACACCTTGCTCGCACCCTTAAGTCTGGGTTTAATGTTGATGGCTTTGCGCTGGATCCAAAATGATTGCTTCACTGTTTCTGACTGGATTATTACTGGCTTGCTACTGGGCCTAGCAGGTCTGAGCAAATACACCGCCGCATTTACTGCATTTGCCCTGCTCTTTGTTTTCTTGGCCTTACCAAAGAAACCTTGGATTACTAAAGCAGGTTTTTGGATAGCGGCAGCAATTGCCTTAATTGTGATTAGCCCAGTTCTGTATTGGAACTGGATCAATGATTGGATCTCGTTCAAGTACCAAATTGCCCATGGTAGTGGTGGCACTTGGGCATGGCGTAGAGTTGGCGCTTTCATTGGTATTCAGATTGCCTGCTTTGGGCCGCTATTACTTTTAGGCAGCTATACATATATTAAGCACTGCCTTCACTCCCACAAGCTCCTTATCTTTGCTTTGCTGAGCTTTTTCATGATCCCTTTCATGATTTTTGCTTCACTTTCTGGGGGCGGCAGTCTCCCCCACTGGACTACACCTGCCTGGTTTTGTCTAGCGCCATTTGCTGGTATTGGTCTAGCCAAGGCATGGGCCATGCAACATCGCATGGCAATCCGCATCTTGTTTGTTGGGCAACTACTCATTTGCTTAATAGGCTTTGGTTACGTTCTATCGGGAGGCATGAATACGGCAGCCCTCAAGTCCAATCCAATTGCTGACCTCTACGGATGGAAGATTGCAGGCAAAAAAGCGGCTCAATTGGTAGAAGCGACTAAAGCAAACGGTATTGCAGTACAAAACTGGACATTGGGTAGTCGCGCCGCTTGGTATGCGCAACCAGTACCAGTCTTTGTATTGGACCAGCGTCAGGATCAGTTTGACCTCTGGTTTGGGCAATTACGAGCTGGTGCGAACGTCTTACTAATCAATTGGTCCGGCATGACTTTTAAGCAGCCTGTTGGCGGAAATCCCGGCTTTGAGCTCTGCGAACCTCTGGACAGCCTAGAAATCATCCGGTTTGGGCAGGTTTTATCCAAATTTGACTACAGTCTTTGCCGCAACTGGCAGGATGCCGGTACAGCGCGTTAA